The following proteins come from a genomic window of Pirellula staleyi DSM 6068:
- a CDS encoding sigma-70 family RNA polymerase sigma factor, whose amino-acid sequence MANHSTPRPENFDSPADAAASLESLSRDAAGVAQLAERMCQLVETHHAPLYRYAYRLTGCVAEAEDITQQTFLLAQERIHQLREEDRAAAWLFAVLRSCFLKSVRRKRPQVGAGELLEKTADQENSRSIDPMDCSLVNRSLEELPADYRVVVLMYYFEDLSYKEIAEALEIPIGTVMSRLSRAKMHLREKLLPLSDEQEPAEASQPDSPPLARTAPSKSTFPVTSSSLPPLPPELSRVRPY is encoded by the coding sequence ATGGCGAACCACTCAACCCCTAGGCCTGAAAACTTCGACTCGCCTGCCGATGCGGCAGCGAGCTTGGAGTCTTTGTCGCGCGATGCCGCAGGTGTCGCGCAACTGGCCGAGCGTATGTGCCAACTGGTGGAAACGCACCACGCGCCGCTGTATCGATATGCCTATCGACTCACCGGCTGCGTGGCCGAAGCGGAAGACATCACGCAGCAGACCTTCCTTCTAGCCCAAGAGCGGATTCATCAGCTCCGGGAAGAAGATCGCGCTGCTGCCTGGTTGTTTGCCGTTTTGCGAAGTTGTTTTCTGAAGAGTGTCCGTCGCAAGCGTCCTCAAGTAGGTGCGGGCGAACTGCTCGAGAAAACAGCCGATCAAGAGAATTCGCGCTCGATCGATCCCATGGATTGCTCGCTCGTGAATCGCTCGCTCGAGGAACTTCCGGCCGACTATCGCGTCGTGGTGCTGATGTATTACTTCGAAGATTTGTCATACAAGGAAATTGCCGAAGCCTTGGAGATTCCGATCGGGACCGTGATGAGCCGACTTTCGCGTGCGAAAATGCATTTGCGAGAGAAGCTCCTTCCGCTCAGCGATGAACAGGAGCCAGCCGAAGCAAGCCAGCCCGATTCCCCGCCGTTAGCCCGTACAGCCCCCTCGAAATCGACGTTCCCTGTTACCAGTTCCTCCTTGCCACCACTACCACCTGAACTCAGCCGCGTTCGCCCCTACTAG